One window of Actinomycetes bacterium genomic DNA carries:
- a CDS encoding UDP-N-acetylmuramoyl-tripeptide--D-alanyl-D-alanine ligase encodes MDFETEALAARLGAQLIAPSGGDGRPPSLTGLAIDSRALVPGQLFAALTDERDGHDFVADARVAGAPVVLVDHQVDDGWSIVVDDVPRALADLARIARRELGDLVVGVTGSVGKTTTKDLLGSVLSKRFSTSVSVRSFNNELGVPLTLANAPTGTEAVVVEMGARGHGHIALLCAMASPTVGIVTAVHAVHTEVMGGEDSIAVAKRELVEALPKEGLAVLNADDPRVIAMAGHTAAEVLSFAVAAPGEGAAAGDVRAVDVSVDEELRPRFMLESPWGRAEVQMGARGVHNVANALAAAAAGLWSGVAPADVAEALGEPIDSPWRMELGRSRGGLVVLNDAYNAGPASMAAALRSLASLPATRRIAVLGVMAELGDREAAEHGRIADLAGQLGIEVLAVGTDMYRTEPVADAGAALVRLAESADLTEGTAVLVKGSRVAGLESVAAGLLR; translated from the coding sequence ATGGACTTCGAGACCGAAGCGCTCGCCGCACGACTCGGCGCACAACTCATCGCCCCCTCCGGTGGCGATGGCCGGCCACCCTCGTTGACGGGGCTCGCCATCGACTCCCGGGCCCTGGTTCCCGGCCAGCTGTTCGCCGCGCTCACCGACGAGCGCGACGGCCACGACTTCGTGGCCGATGCCCGCGTTGCGGGTGCCCCCGTGGTGCTGGTCGACCACCAGGTCGACGACGGGTGGAGCATCGTGGTGGATGACGTGCCACGGGCTTTGGCGGACCTGGCAAGGATCGCCAGGCGGGAACTGGGCGACCTCGTCGTGGGCGTGACCGGCTCGGTCGGCAAGACCACCACCAAGGACCTGCTCGGCTCCGTGCTCTCGAAGCGGTTCTCCACCTCGGTCTCGGTGCGCTCGTTCAACAACGAGCTGGGCGTGCCTCTGACTCTTGCGAATGCCCCGACCGGCACCGAGGCCGTGGTGGTGGAGATGGGAGCCCGTGGTCATGGCCACATCGCACTGTTGTGCGCAATGGCGAGTCCCACGGTCGGAATCGTCACCGCAGTTCACGCCGTGCACACCGAGGTGATGGGAGGCGAGGACTCGATCGCGGTGGCCAAGCGCGAGCTCGTCGAGGCACTGCCGAAGGAGGGGCTGGCAGTGCTCAACGCCGACGATCCGCGTGTCATCGCCATGGCAGGCCACACGGCGGCCGAGGTGCTGAGCTTCGCAGTCGCGGCGCCCGGCGAGGGAGCCGCTGCAGGCGACGTGCGGGCGGTGGATGTGTCGGTGGACGAGGAACTGCGGCCGCGGTTCATGCTCGAGTCGCCATGGGGTCGCGCCGAGGTGCAGATGGGGGCGCGGGGCGTGCACAACGTCGCCAACGCCCTCGCTGCAGCCGCCGCGGGGCTCTGGTCAGGTGTGGCGCCGGCGGATGTGGCGGAGGCGCTGGGTGAGCCGATCGACTCGCCGTGGCGCATGGAGCTCGGGAGGTCGCGCGGTGGCCTCGTAGTGCTCAACGACGCGTACAACGCTGGGCCCGCGTCGATGGCCGCGGCACTGCGTTCGCTCGCCTCGTTGCCGGCGACCCGGCGCATCGCTGTGCTGGGCGTGATGGCCGAGCTCGGTGACCGCGAGGCAGCCGAGCACGGCCGCATCGCAGACCTGGCCGGCCAACTCGGCATCGAAGTGCTCGCGGTCGGCACGGACATGTACCGCACCGAACCGGTCGCGGATGCAGGTGCCGCGCTGGTACGTCTGGCCGAGAGCGCAGACCTCACAGAAGGCACGGCCGTGCTGGTGAAGGGGTCGCGGGTGGCGGGCCTCGAATCCGTCGCCGCGGGACTGCTGCGATAG
- a CDS encoding SURF1 family protein yields MYEFAKRPLWILSHVLVIIAVLVMVRLGFWQFSRWQDETDARDRIEAGLEAAPQPLGDVVDPQTPPEEVDESARFARVNVTGEWDTDAEVVIRNRAVQGRPGGWLLTPLVQQDGTAVAVVRGWIPLADVNAGPPWRVAKPQGGEATVQGVVELSQPGGGLGPQDTAEGTLDTLARADLERYGQQLDYPLEPVWLVLQSSDPAQPAARGSEQLGLVAVEVELPSPSQNFSYMVQWWLFATIAAVGYLLILRKVARSKAGLDPDTVAPEDPPFVGGEDGGSSSPREPQDA; encoded by the coding sequence ATGTACGAGTTCGCCAAGCGGCCGCTCTGGATCCTCAGCCACGTGCTGGTGATCATCGCCGTGCTGGTGATGGTCCGCCTCGGTTTCTGGCAGTTCAGCCGGTGGCAGGACGAAACCGACGCCCGCGACCGCATAGAGGCGGGCCTCGAGGCGGCGCCGCAGCCTCTGGGTGATGTTGTGGACCCGCAGACGCCGCCCGAGGAAGTCGACGAGTCCGCTCGCTTCGCCCGGGTGAACGTGACGGGGGAGTGGGACACCGACGCAGAGGTCGTGATCCGCAACCGGGCGGTGCAGGGGCGGCCGGGTGGCTGGCTGCTCACCCCGCTGGTACAGCAGGACGGCACGGCGGTGGCTGTTGTGCGCGGATGGATACCCCTCGCTGACGTCAATGCCGGACCCCCATGGAGAGTTGCGAAGCCGCAAGGGGGCGAAGCCACCGTGCAGGGCGTGGTGGAACTCAGCCAGCCCGGTGGCGGACTCGGCCCACAGGACACCGCTGAGGGCACCCTGGACACCCTCGCGAGGGCCGACCTCGAGCGCTATGGGCAGCAGCTCGACTACCCGCTCGAACCCGTGTGGCTGGTACTCCAGTCCTCCGATCCCGCCCAGCCCGCAGCCCGGGGGTCCGAGCAGCTGGGACTCGTGGCGGTCGAGGTGGAGCTCCCGTCGCCGTCGCAGAACTTCTCCTACATGGTCCAGTGGTGGCTGTTCGCGACCATCGCCGCAGTCGGCTACCTGCTGATCCTGCGCAAGGTGGCCCGCAGCAAGGCAGGCCTCGACCCCGACACCGTGGCGCCCGAGGACCCGCCATTCGT
- a CDS encoding 4-hydroxy-tetrahydrodipicolinate reductase — protein sequence MSSIRVGVIGAGGRMGATVCQAVIDDPDLELAGAVDPAFGGSDLAAVAGVESDVVVSGDVAALADAGVQVAVDFTHREASCEALRVLASSGIHAVVGTTGFGDDDIARFRSEFTSSNAVIAPNFAIGAVLMMRFAELAAPYFDSAEIIELHHDNKVDAPSGTAMLTLERMSSASGDWTEDPTRSELLEGARGGDGPAGIRVHSVRLRGLVAHQEVLLGTTGQTLSIRHDSIDRTSFMPGVLLAVKKVAEFPGITLGLDPLLDL from the coding sequence ATGAGCAGCATCAGGGTCGGTGTCATCGGAGCAGGCGGACGCATGGGTGCAACCGTCTGCCAGGCGGTCATCGATGACCCCGACCTCGAGTTGGCCGGAGCGGTCGACCCAGCCTTCGGAGGATCCGACCTGGCCGCGGTCGCGGGGGTCGAGTCCGATGTCGTGGTCAGCGGTGACGTGGCCGCCCTCGCGGACGCAGGAGTTCAGGTGGCGGTCGACTTCACCCATCGCGAGGCGAGCTGCGAAGCCCTGCGGGTGCTCGCTTCGTCCGGCATCCACGCCGTGGTGGGCACGACCGGGTTCGGCGACGACGACATCGCCCGGTTCCGCTCGGAGTTCACGTCCTCCAACGCCGTGATCGCGCCCAACTTCGCGATCGGAGCGGTGCTGATGATGCGCTTCGCCGAGCTCGCCGCCCCCTATTTCGACTCGGCGGAGATCATCGAGCTGCACCACGACAACAAGGTGGACGCCCCGTCGGGCACGGCGATGCTCACCCTCGAACGGATGTCGAGCGCATCGGGGGACTGGACCGAGGACCCCACCCGCAGCGAGCTGCTCGAAGGTGCCCGTGGTGGCGACGGCCCTGCGGGCATCAGGGTGCATTCGGTGCGGCTGCGAGGTCTCGTGGCACATCAGGAGGTGCTACTCGGCACCACCGGCCAGACGCTGTCGATCCGCCACGATTCGATCGACCGTACGAGCTTCATGCCCGGCGTGCTGCTCGCCGTGAAGAAGGTCGCCGAGTTCCCCGGGATCACCCTGGGTCTCGACCCCCTTCTCGACCTCTGA
- a CDS encoding long-chain fatty acid--CoA ligase: MLGTMQDRPLVLPHFFERAEKLFAHKEIVTATAAGDSRRRSYGEWADRTRRLAGALDKLGISADGRVATFCWNTDNHLELYFAAPCSGRVLHTLNIRLFPDQLTYIVNHAEDEVIFIDRSLLGLIAPLLGEFSTVKHLVLIDDGAPTELPDGFEFLDYEELLAAAEPAEFSVDDENRAASMCYTSGTTGNPKGVVYTHRSTWLHTMGVMTADSLGACERDVILPVVPMFHANAWGLAHAAVASGASLVFPGPQMAPEPIADMIVEEKVTVAAGVPTIWMGVLPALQGKDTSSLRAIPCGGSAVPTVLSEGYREQVGLPILQAWGMTETSPVASVAKLTSEMEEFDEEAKVKLRAAQGMPVLGVELRIADQVTGEAQPWDGESQGEIQVAGPWITADYYNDDRAPQSFTADGWLRTGDVAVVTPEGFVRIVDRTKDVVKSGGEWVSSVELENEIMAHPKVAEAAVIGVAHPKWSERPLACVVVAEGEELTKDDVIDFLDGRVAKWWLPDDVVFIDEVPKTSVGKFSKKDLRERFADYELPTAND, translated from the coding sequence ATGTTGGGCACGATGCAGGACAGGCCGCTGGTGCTGCCGCACTTCTTCGAGCGGGCCGAGAAGCTGTTCGCGCACAAGGAGATCGTCACCGCCACCGCCGCAGGTGACAGCCGTCGCCGCAGCTACGGCGAGTGGGCCGACCGCACGCGCAGGCTGGCCGGGGCGCTCGACAAGTTGGGTATATCCGCTGACGGCCGCGTTGCCACGTTCTGCTGGAACACCGACAACCACCTGGAGCTGTACTTCGCGGCGCCTTGCAGCGGCCGCGTGCTGCACACGCTCAACATCCGGCTGTTCCCCGACCAGCTCACCTACATCGTCAACCATGCCGAGGACGAGGTGATCTTCATCGACCGATCGCTGCTCGGGCTGATCGCGCCACTGCTCGGCGAGTTCAGCACGGTCAAGCATCTCGTGCTCATCGACGATGGAGCTCCGACCGAGCTGCCGGACGGGTTCGAGTTCCTCGACTACGAGGAGTTGCTCGCCGCTGCCGAACCCGCCGAGTTCTCCGTCGACGACGAGAACCGGGCCGCTTCGATGTGTTACACGTCGGGCACCACAGGCAACCCGAAGGGCGTTGTGTACACGCACCGGTCCACGTGGCTGCACACGATGGGCGTGATGACCGCCGACAGCCTCGGTGCTTGCGAGCGCGACGTGATCCTGCCGGTCGTGCCGATGTTCCACGCCAACGCCTGGGGTCTCGCCCACGCGGCGGTGGCATCCGGTGCGTCGCTGGTGTTCCCTGGGCCACAGATGGCCCCGGAGCCGATCGCCGACATGATCGTCGAGGAGAAGGTCACCGTCGCAGCCGGGGTGCCCACCATCTGGATGGGTGTGCTCCCGGCGCTGCAGGGCAAGGACACATCGTCGCTTCGGGCCATCCCGTGCGGAGGTTCGGCGGTGCCCACGGTCCTGTCGGAGGGCTACCGCGAGCAGGTCGGCCTGCCGATCCTGCAGGCCTGGGGCATGACCGAGACGTCGCCGGTCGCCTCTGTCGCCAAGCTGACCTCTGAGATGGAGGAATTCGACGAGGAGGCGAAGGTGAAGCTGCGAGCCGCGCAGGGCATGCCGGTGCTCGGAGTTGAACTGCGGATAGCGGACCAGGTGACCGGCGAGGCCCAGCCCTGGGACGGTGAGTCGCAGGGCGAGATCCAGGTGGCCGGGCCGTGGATAACCGCTGACTACTACAACGACGACCGTGCTCCGCAGTCCTTCACCGCAGATGGTTGGCTGCGTACCGGCGACGTGGCGGTGGTGACCCCGGAGGGTTTCGTGCGAATCGTCGACCGCACCAAGGACGTGGTGAAGTCGGGCGGCGAATGGGTGTCGTCGGTGGAACTGGAGAACGAGATCATGGCCCACCCGAAGGTGGCCGAGGCTGCGGTGATCGGCGTGGCGCACCCGAAGTGGTCCGAGCGGCCGCTGGCCTGCGTCGTGGTCGCTGAAGGTGAGGAACTCACCAAGGACGATGTGATCGACTTCCTCGACGGCCGGGTGGCGAAGTGGTGGCTGCCCGACGACGTGGTCTTCATCGACGAGGTGCCCAAGACGTCGGTCGGCAAGTTCTCCAAGAAGGACCTGCGCGAGCGCTTCGCCGACTACGAGCTCCCCACCGCCAACGACTGA